One genomic region from Amycolatopsis sp. FBCC-B4732 encodes:
- a CDS encoding helix-turn-helix domain-containing protein: MRDTRSGCPISLSLEIFGDRWTLLVLRDVVFGGARHFRELLGGAERISSNVLADRLGVLVEHGLLTRAGDPSHKQKVTYSLTERAIELVPVLVQLSAWGVRHLPVADEYAARAAVLTDGGPPLWEAFMEELRETHLGTRRGEPPDGPPVAARLAAAYTAALPGRRSE, translated from the coding sequence GTGCGCGACACGCGGTCCGGGTGCCCGATCTCCCTGTCGCTGGAGATCTTCGGCGACCGGTGGACGCTGCTCGTGCTGCGTGACGTCGTCTTCGGCGGCGCCCGGCACTTCCGCGAGCTGCTCGGCGGCGCCGAGCGGATCTCGTCGAACGTGCTGGCGGACCGGCTCGGCGTGCTCGTCGAACACGGGCTGCTCACCCGGGCCGGCGACCCTTCGCACAAGCAGAAGGTCACCTACAGCCTGACCGAGCGGGCCATCGAGCTCGTCCCGGTGCTCGTGCAGCTCAGCGCGTGGGGCGTCCGGCACCTGCCGGTCGCCGACGAGTACGCCGCGCGCGCCGCGGTGCTCACGGACGGCGGTCCGCCACTGTGGGAAGCCTTCATGGAAGAGCTGCGCGAGACCCACCTCGGAACCCGTCGCGGAGAACCGCCGGACGGCCCGCCCGTCGCGGCGCGCCTGGCAGCGGCCTACACGGCGGCGCTGCCGGGCCGACGATCGGAGTGA
- a CDS encoding pyridoxamine 5'-phosphate oxidase family protein — protein METRLDERFSDPGTRATDWAETTRTLEAAQISWLTTVRSDGRPHVTPLVAVWLDGTLHFATGETEQKYLNLTANPNVVLTTGRDSWDDALDVVVEGVARRVSGRAELTRLAEAWLAKWDGSWVYEATDDGFRQGGHDAAVFAVEPAKVLAFGRKRTTTDASMLSTVEFTHTSHSPAGG, from the coding sequence ATGGAAACCCGGCTCGACGAACGGTTCAGCGACCCCGGCACCCGGGCCACGGACTGGGCCGAAACCACGCGAACGCTGGAAGCGGCGCAGATCAGCTGGCTCACCACGGTGCGGTCCGACGGCCGCCCGCACGTCACGCCGCTGGTCGCGGTGTGGCTGGACGGCACACTGCACTTCGCGACCGGCGAGACCGAGCAGAAGTACCTCAACCTGACCGCGAACCCGAACGTCGTGCTGACCACCGGCCGCGACTCCTGGGACGACGCGCTGGACGTCGTGGTCGAAGGCGTCGCCCGCCGCGTCTCGGGCCGCGCCGAGCTGACCCGGCTCGCCGAGGCCTGGCTGGCCAAGTGGGACGGCAGCTGGGTCTACGAGGCCACCGACGACGGCTTCCGGCAGGGCGGCCACGACGCCGCGGTGTTCGCGGTCGAGCCGGCGAAGGTCCTGGCCTTCGGCCGCAAGCGCACCACGACGGACGCCTCGATGCTGTCCACTGTGGAATTCACCCACACCAGCCATTCACCCGCGGGCGGCTGA
- a CDS encoding FAD-dependent oxidoreductase has protein sequence MAFAITQTCCADASCVSVCPVNCIHPTPDEPDFGTTDMLYVDPDTCIDCGACADACPVDAIFPAGALTGPLAAYTDINAEYYAERDVLAEAAVAPNFHRWSPPSFARILPSDFAPLDVAVVGTGPAGLYAVEDLLLHTDSRVTLIDRLPAAGGLIRYGVAPDHPSTKKIGETFARFHDHPRLRLRLGVEAGPELAGRHDAVIYAVGATEARPLGIPGEDLPGSLPAAAVVGWYNGHPDIAPDAVDLSAERVVVVGTGNVALDVARILTADPSSLAGTSLAPAALAQLRSSKVREVVVLARRGPEDAAYTRSELLALAARGDLVVDGHDPRIAAAIDSGDGKAALLRGLPREAVDWSSPPPDGRRIVLRFHSSPVAFTGDTEVRSVLTSGGAEIPTGRVVRAAGFRGAPVAGLPFDAETGTVPNVSGRVTPGTYVAGWIKRGPSGGIGANKACARETVGALLADAVAGRLRTRAPRRGLARVFGRSAARG, from the coding sequence ATGGCGTTCGCGATCACGCAGACCTGCTGCGCCGACGCGTCCTGCGTGTCGGTCTGCCCGGTCAACTGCATCCACCCGACGCCGGACGAGCCGGACTTCGGCACGACCGACATGCTCTACGTCGACCCGGACACGTGCATCGACTGCGGTGCCTGCGCCGACGCGTGCCCGGTCGACGCGATCTTCCCGGCCGGCGCCCTGACCGGGCCGCTCGCGGCCTACACCGACATCAACGCGGAGTACTACGCGGAGCGGGACGTGCTGGCCGAGGCCGCGGTCGCGCCGAACTTCCACCGGTGGTCGCCGCCGTCGTTCGCCCGGATCCTCCCGAGCGACTTCGCGCCGCTCGACGTCGCGGTCGTCGGCACCGGGCCGGCGGGCCTGTACGCGGTCGAGGACCTGTTGCTGCACACCGATTCCCGGGTCACGCTCATCGACCGGCTGCCGGCGGCGGGCGGGCTGATCCGCTACGGCGTCGCGCCCGACCACCCGTCGACGAAGAAGATCGGCGAGACGTTCGCCCGCTTCCACGACCACCCGCGGCTGCGCCTGCGGCTCGGCGTCGAGGCCGGTCCGGAGCTGGCCGGGCGGCACGACGCGGTGATCTACGCGGTCGGCGCGACGGAGGCCCGGCCCCTCGGCATCCCGGGCGAAGACCTGCCCGGCAGCCTCCCGGCCGCCGCGGTGGTCGGCTGGTACAACGGCCACCCGGACATCGCGCCGGACGCCGTCGACCTCTCGGCCGAGCGGGTGGTCGTGGTGGGCACCGGCAACGTGGCCCTCGACGTCGCCCGGATCCTGACGGCGGACCCGTCTTCGCTGGCCGGTACGTCCCTCGCCCCGGCGGCCCTGGCTCAGCTGCGGTCGAGCAAGGTCCGCGAGGTCGTGGTGCTGGCCCGCCGGGGCCCGGAGGACGCCGCGTACACGCGGTCGGAACTGCTGGCGCTGGCGGCCCGGGGCGACCTCGTCGTGGACGGCCACGACCCGCGCATCGCCGCGGCGATCGACAGCGGGGACGGGAAAGCCGCGTTGCTCCGGGGTTTGCCGCGCGAGGCCGTGGACTGGTCGTCGCCACCGCCGGACGGACGGCGGATCGTGCTGCGGTTCCACTCTTCGCCGGTCGCGTTCACCGGTGACACCGAGGTGCGCAGCGTGCTCACCTCCGGTGGCGCCGAGATCCCGACGGGCCGGGTGGTCCGGGCCGCGGGCTTCCGCGGCGCGCCGGTGGCCGGGCTGCCGTTCGACGCCGAAACCGGGACCGTGCCGAACGTTTCGGGCCGGGTCACGCCCGGGACGTACGTCGCGGGCTGGATCAAGCGCGGCCCGTCGGGCGGGATCGGCGCGAACAAGGCGTGCGCCCGGGAGACGGTCGGCGCCCTGCTGGCGGACGCCGTCGCCGGCCGCCTGCGCACCCGCGCACCCCGGCGCGGACTGGCCCGGGTGTTCGGCCGGTCAGCCGCCCGCGGGTGA
- a CDS encoding diiron oxygenase, translating to MTSIGEAGVSDRETVARRLLDSSEQLSYDPVKEVDWETPLDTDYHGASPEWSTLYGTSYWAEMTPGQQRELTRQEAASVASTGIWFEMILQQMVLRDFYGKDPTDPAFQWALTEIADECRHSIMFARGAAKLRAPAYRPRRFVVELGRVFKATATGEAAYAAILVAEEVLDVMQRDWMRDERVVPFVRTINNIHVVEESRHMKFAREETRERLEGAGWLRRQINGFVVAVASYFIVTSMVNAKVYENAGLDGKRARREAKANEHHKSMLRSSCSGLMEFLHSAGLLTKPSLWFYQRANLI from the coding sequence ATGACGAGCATCGGCGAAGCGGGCGTGTCGGACCGGGAGACCGTGGCGCGGCGGCTGCTCGACTCGTCGGAGCAGCTGTCCTACGACCCCGTCAAGGAGGTCGACTGGGAGACGCCGCTGGACACCGACTACCACGGTGCGAGCCCGGAGTGGAGCACGCTCTACGGGACCTCCTACTGGGCGGAAATGACGCCCGGGCAGCAGCGCGAGCTGACCCGCCAGGAGGCGGCGTCGGTGGCGAGCACCGGGATCTGGTTCGAGATGATCCTCCAGCAGATGGTGCTGCGCGACTTCTACGGCAAGGACCCGACGGACCCGGCGTTCCAGTGGGCGCTGACCGAGATCGCCGACGAGTGCCGCCACTCGATCATGTTCGCCCGCGGTGCCGCGAAGCTGCGCGCGCCCGCGTACCGGCCGCGCCGGTTCGTCGTCGAACTGGGCCGGGTCTTCAAGGCCACGGCGACCGGGGAAGCGGCGTACGCGGCGATCCTCGTCGCCGAAGAGGTCCTCGACGTCATGCAGCGCGACTGGATGCGCGACGAGCGCGTGGTCCCGTTCGTGCGGACCATCAACAACATCCACGTGGTCGAGGAGTCGCGGCACATGAAGTTCGCCCGCGAGGAGACCCGCGAGCGGCTCGAGGGCGCCGGGTGGCTGCGCCGCCAGATCAACGGCTTCGTCGTCGCGGTGGCGTCGTACTTCATCGTCACCAGCATGGTGAACGCCAAGGTGTACGAGAACGCCGGGCTGGACGGCAAGCGGGCGCGGCGCGAGGCGAAGGCGAACGAGCACCACAAGTCGATGCTGCGCTCGAGCTGCTCCGGGCTGATGGAGTTCCTGCACTCGGCCGGGCTGCTCACCAAGCCGTCGCTGTGGTTCTACCAGCGCGCGAACCTGATCTGA
- a CDS encoding adenylate/guanylate cyclase domain-containing protein, translated as MKPLPYGSGLLGPLDQNVTALRRRVQRLLTAALIATNVIGALVVVGLAALLMPAPGMSADLVRVTAIAVPVYVVSAVVVGTLWGTGGALRTLHWAAEGRRPTDAERTASLRVPLRLTVLQAVLWGVATLVFGGLAVLVQPSVALTELLVVAFAAVVVCAIAYLFGEFALRPYAALALAGTTPPRPVTGGVNLRMLLFWCLGTGVPVAGLVVTAVLAWVRGDVSTTKLAVSVIVLGLVVLCFGLLVTVFTARAVVNPITSVQDALGRVRAGDFAVEIPVYDGSELGLLQAGFNGMAAGLAERERMRDLFGRHVGHEVAVEAMRTATELGGTVRTVSVLFVDLVGSTALAASRPPEEVVALLNRFFAVVVDEVDRHHGLVNKFVGDAALAIFGAPAPLADHATCALAAARAIARRLAEEVPDGPAGLGVATGDAVAGNVGDPRRFEYTVIGDPVNEAARLTELAKNAPARLLASWTAVESAAGTEAAQWVAKEEVVLRGRSRPTTLASPRT; from the coding sequence GTGAAACCCCTGCCGTACGGCTCCGGGCTGCTCGGCCCGCTGGACCAGAACGTCACGGCGTTGCGGCGGCGGGTCCAGCGGCTGCTCACGGCCGCCCTGATCGCCACCAACGTCATCGGCGCACTGGTCGTGGTCGGGCTCGCGGCCCTGCTCATGCCGGCGCCGGGGATGTCCGCCGACCTCGTCCGCGTCACCGCGATCGCGGTACCCGTGTACGTCGTTTCGGCGGTCGTCGTCGGCACGCTGTGGGGCACCGGCGGCGCGTTGCGGACGCTGCACTGGGCGGCCGAGGGGCGCCGGCCCACCGACGCCGAACGCACCGCGAGCCTGCGCGTCCCGCTGCGGCTCACCGTGCTGCAGGCCGTGCTGTGGGGCGTCGCGACACTGGTGTTCGGCGGTCTCGCCGTCCTCGTCCAGCCGTCGGTGGCGCTGACCGAGCTCCTCGTCGTCGCCTTCGCCGCCGTCGTCGTCTGCGCGATCGCCTACCTGTTCGGCGAGTTCGCGCTGCGGCCGTACGCGGCACTGGCGCTGGCGGGCACGACGCCGCCGCGCCCGGTCACCGGCGGCGTCAACCTGCGGATGCTGCTGTTCTGGTGCCTGGGCACCGGGGTGCCGGTGGCCGGGCTGGTGGTGACCGCGGTGCTGGCCTGGGTCCGCGGCGACGTCTCGACGACGAAGCTGGCCGTGTCGGTGATCGTGCTCGGGCTGGTCGTGCTGTGCTTCGGCCTGCTGGTCACGGTGTTCACCGCCCGCGCGGTGGTCAACCCGATCACGTCGGTCCAGGACGCGCTGGGCCGCGTCCGGGCGGGCGATTTCGCCGTGGAGATCCCGGTCTACGACGGCAGCGAGCTCGGCCTGCTGCAGGCGGGGTTCAACGGGATGGCGGCCGGGCTGGCCGAGCGCGAGCGCATGCGCGACCTGTTCGGCAGGCACGTCGGCCACGAGGTCGCGGTCGAGGCCATGCGCACGGCCACCGAGCTGGGCGGCACGGTGCGGACGGTGTCGGTGCTGTTCGTCGACCTCGTCGGCTCGACGGCGCTGGCCGCGAGCCGCCCGCCCGAGGAGGTCGTCGCTCTGCTGAACCGGTTCTTCGCCGTGGTGGTCGACGAGGTCGACCGGCACCACGGGCTGGTCAACAAGTTCGTCGGCGACGCAGCACTGGCGATCTTCGGGGCGCCGGCCCCGCTCGCCGACCACGCGACGTGCGCACTGGCCGCCGCCCGCGCGATCGCCCGGCGCCTGGCCGAGGAGGTCCCGGACGGCCCGGCCGGCCTCGGCGTGGCCACCGGCGACGCGGTCGCGGGCAACGTCGGCGACCCGCGCCGCTTCGAGTACACGGTGATCGGCGACCCGGTCAACGAAGCCGCCCGGCTGACGGAGCTGGCCAAGAACGCCCCCGCCCGCCTGCTGGCCTCCTGGACGGCGGTCGAGTCCGCCGCGGGGACCGAGGCGGCCCAGTGGGTGGCGAAGGAAGAAGTGGTGCTGCGCGGACGATCCCGGCCCACCACGCTCGCCTCGCCGAGGACTTAG
- a CDS encoding zinc-binding dehydrogenase, giving the protein MSSIMRAFVLTGPREYAVQEVPAPAAAPGEVVVDVERAGVCGTDVEFFTGEMPYLHDGHAAYPMRLGHEWAGTVSAIGDGVDPAWLGRRVMGDTMLGDRTCRRCRKGHQHTCEQREEVGIRGGRPGALAERLAVPAWSLHALPDPVDAVLGALVEPGGNALRAARAAQAGPGDRVLVLGPGTIGLLTAMFLRAAGAEVHLMGVAELDFARGLGFTGVWTRETLPELPFDAVVDATGAAAAPALAVDLVEPAGRVVYIGLSGDPSRVDTRALVFKDVTAVGVLSASPGLAEAIDAYASGAVDPRPLVGATVGLDGVGAVLAGERPGGAGPKVHIDPRR; this is encoded by the coding sequence ATGTCTTCGATCATGCGGGCGTTCGTGCTCACCGGCCCCCGGGAGTACGCCGTGCAGGAGGTTCCCGCGCCGGCCGCGGCACCGGGTGAGGTCGTCGTCGACGTCGAGCGCGCCGGCGTGTGCGGCACCGACGTCGAGTTCTTCACCGGCGAGATGCCCTACCTGCACGACGGCCACGCCGCCTACCCGATGCGGCTGGGGCACGAATGGGCGGGCACGGTCTCGGCTATCGGCGACGGCGTCGACCCCGCCTGGCTCGGCCGCCGGGTCATGGGCGACACGATGCTCGGCGACCGGACGTGCCGCCGGTGCCGGAAGGGGCACCAGCACACCTGCGAGCAGCGCGAGGAGGTCGGCATCCGCGGTGGCCGGCCGGGCGCGCTGGCCGAGCGGCTCGCCGTGCCGGCGTGGTCGCTGCACGCGCTGCCGGACCCGGTCGACGCCGTGCTCGGCGCCCTGGTCGAACCCGGCGGCAACGCCCTGCGCGCGGCACGGGCCGCCCAGGCCGGCCCCGGCGACCGGGTGCTCGTGCTCGGGCCGGGCACGATCGGGCTGCTGACGGCGATGTTCCTGCGGGCCGCGGGTGCCGAGGTGCACCTGATGGGCGTGGCCGAGCTGGACTTCGCCCGCGGCCTGGGCTTCACCGGCGTCTGGACCCGCGAGACGCTGCCGGAACTGCCGTTCGACGCGGTCGTCGACGCCACCGGCGCGGCCGCGGCGCCCGCGCTCGCGGTGGACCTCGTGGAGCCGGCTGGGCGGGTCGTCTACATCGGACTGTCGGGCGACCCCAGCCGGGTGGACACGCGTGCGCTGGTCTTCAAGGACGTCACGGCCGTCGGGGTCCTGTCGGCGTCGCCGGGCCTGGCGGAGGCGATCGACGCGTACGCGAGCGGAGCGGTCGACCCGCGCCCGCTGGTGGGGGCGACCGTCGGCCTCGACGGCGTCGGCGCGGTGCTGGCGGGGGAGCGGCCCGGGGGTGCGGGGCCGAAGGTCCACATCGACCCGCGGCGCTAA
- a CDS encoding DNA/RNA non-specific endonuclease: protein MDVKTERPSAQQAAAAARAGRRIVERRAKIALLRTPGGIARADEPRRVATRIDRLARYHPDVRPVSPAAIVAGEPAAMAAAGAILERIILTDDLLGVGYLEGGVRAASAVGRVNIRDDRGRLTGYGTGSLVSPELLLTNHHVLPDAATAGFSVIEFDYQDGVDGLPRPVRAFRLDPGRFFVADEDLDFALVAVQASADDLAAFGYNRLIGTEGKAIVGDFVTIVQHPQGDKKKVALRENRVVDVLEQFLHYETDTEPGSSGSPVFNDQWEVVALHHASVPTGDHAELGRFINEGIRVSKLLAFLRTHRFPAEQQALADRLAGRALPVAAARPETGRIDPDYSNREGYDPAFLPGHAVPLPALPEALVPLAALNRQATAEPRYVLPYHHFSVVLHKERRLALFTAVNIDGRTSRSLHREADHWSLDPRVEEAEQAGEKIYRANPLDRGHLVRRLDPAWGATEAIAQLGNDDTFHFTNCSPQHKDFNQNKTTWAGLEDYVLNNADNHDLKVTVLTGPVLAEDDDRYRGVRLPRQFWKVVAMVKTDGTLSATAYLLSQEELIKGLELAGEFSYGAYRTYQVPVRRVAELTGLSFGELPDADPLAQQESTSEVREIGGPADLVL from the coding sequence GTGGACGTCAAGACCGAACGGCCGTCCGCTCAGCAAGCGGCCGCCGCCGCGCGAGCCGGACGGCGGATCGTCGAACGGCGGGCCAAGATCGCCCTGCTGCGCACGCCCGGCGGGATCGCCAGGGCCGACGAGCCGCGCCGCGTGGCCACCCGGATCGACCGGCTCGCCCGCTACCACCCCGACGTGCGCCCGGTCAGCCCGGCGGCGATCGTGGCCGGCGAGCCCGCGGCGATGGCGGCCGCGGGCGCGATCCTCGAACGGATCATCCTCACCGACGACCTCCTCGGCGTCGGTTACCTCGAAGGCGGTGTCCGGGCGGCGTCGGCCGTGGGCCGGGTGAACATCCGCGACGACCGCGGCCGGCTCACCGGCTACGGCACCGGGTCGCTGGTGTCGCCGGAACTGCTGCTCACCAACCACCACGTGCTGCCCGACGCGGCGACCGCCGGGTTCAGCGTGATCGAGTTCGACTACCAGGACGGCGTCGACGGCCTGCCCCGGCCGGTGCGCGCGTTCCGGCTCGACCCCGGCCGCTTCTTCGTCGCGGACGAGGATCTCGACTTCGCGCTCGTCGCCGTGCAAGCGTCCGCGGACGACCTCGCCGCCTTCGGGTACAACCGGCTGATCGGCACCGAGGGCAAGGCGATCGTCGGCGACTTCGTCACCATCGTCCAGCACCCCCAGGGCGACAAGAAGAAGGTCGCGCTGCGGGAGAACCGCGTCGTCGACGTGCTGGAGCAGTTCCTGCACTACGAGACCGACACCGAACCCGGGTCGTCGGGTTCGCCGGTGTTCAACGACCAGTGGGAGGTCGTGGCGCTGCACCACGCGAGCGTCCCCACCGGCGACCACGCCGAGCTCGGCCGCTTCATCAACGAAGGCATCCGGGTCAGCAAGCTGCTGGCTTTCCTGCGCACGCACCGGTTCCCGGCCGAGCAGCAGGCCCTCGCCGACCGGCTGGCCGGCCGCGCCCTGCCCGTGGCGGCCGCCCGGCCGGAGACCGGCCGGATCGACCCGGACTACTCGAACCGCGAGGGCTACGACCCGGCCTTCCTGCCCGGGCACGCCGTGCCGCTGCCCGCCCTGCCCGAGGCCCTCGTGCCGCTGGCCGCGCTCAACCGGCAGGCCACCGCCGAACCGCGGTACGTGCTGCCGTACCACCACTTCAGCGTCGTGCTGCACAAGGAGCGGCGGCTCGCGCTGTTCACCGCGGTCAACATCGACGGGCGCACCAGCCGGTCACTGCACCGCGAAGCCGATCACTGGTCGCTGGACCCGCGCGTCGAGGAGGCCGAGCAGGCCGGTGAGAAGATCTACCGGGCCAACCCGCTCGACCGCGGCCACCTGGTCCGCCGCCTCGACCCGGCGTGGGGTGCGACCGAGGCGATCGCCCAGCTGGGCAACGACGACACGTTCCACTTCACGAACTGTTCGCCGCAGCACAAGGACTTCAACCAGAACAAGACCACGTGGGCCGGGCTCGAGGACTACGTGCTGAACAACGCGGACAACCACGACCTCAAGGTCACCGTGCTGACCGGCCCGGTGCTGGCCGAGGACGACGACCGCTACCGCGGGGTGCGGTTGCCGCGCCAGTTCTGGAAGGTCGTCGCGATGGTGAAGACCGACGGCACGCTCTCGGCGACGGCCTATCTGCTGAGCCAGGAGGAACTGATCAAGGGACTGGAGCTGGCGGGCGAGTTCAGCTACGGCGCCTACCGCACCTACCAGGTCCCGGTCCGGCGCGTCGCCGAGCTGACGGGGCTGTCGTTCGGCGAGCTGCCGGACGCGGACCCGTTGGCGCAGCAGGAATCCACGAGCGAGGTGCGGGAGATCGGCGGTCCGGCGGACCTGGTGCTATGA
- a CDS encoding DUF427 domain-containing protein, whose translation MAARMGARFTGDLAELRYEPVAKRVRAVASGRTFADSRRAVLVWEPKRVVPSYAFPLADLRATPAPADTAAAPEHPVRPAEGGPPVLDPRTAFAVHTCAGEPLTLAADGVTLPGAGFRPADPDLGEHVVLDFAAFDEWLEEAEPIVGHPRDPFSRIDVRRGDSRVRIEVDGVVVADSAAPRMLFETGITTRYYLPREDVRMELLTPSGTRTTCAYKGHASYWSVGAHPDLAWTYDEPLSDARDVAGYIAFLTERVDVFLDGERQPRPVTPWS comes from the coding sequence ATGGCGGCACGCATGGGTGCGCGGTTCACCGGCGACCTGGCCGAACTGCGCTACGAACCGGTGGCGAAGCGGGTGCGGGCGGTCGCGAGTGGACGGACGTTCGCCGACTCGCGCCGGGCCGTGCTGGTCTGGGAACCGAAGCGGGTCGTGCCCTCGTACGCGTTCCCGCTCGCGGACCTGCGCGCGACCCCGGCCCCCGCGGACACCGCGGCGGCGCCGGAGCACCCGGTCCGGCCGGCCGAGGGCGGCCCGCCGGTCCTCGACCCGCGGACCGCGTTCGCCGTGCACACCTGCGCGGGCGAGCCGCTGACCCTGGCCGCCGACGGCGTGACGCTGCCGGGCGCGGGTTTCCGGCCCGCCGACCCCGACCTGGGCGAGCACGTCGTCCTCGACTTCGCCGCCTTCGACGAGTGGCTCGAGGAAGCCGAACCGATCGTCGGCCACCCGCGGGACCCGTTCTCGCGCATCGACGTCCGGCGCGGCGACAGCCGGGTCCGGATCGAGGTCGACGGCGTCGTCGTGGCCGACTCGGCCGCGCCCCGGATGCTGTTCGAAACCGGCATCACCACCCGCTACTACCTGCCGCGCGAAGACGTCCGGATGGAGCTGCTGACCCCGTCGGGCACCCGCACCACGTGCGCCTACAAAGGACACGCGAGCTACTGGTCGGTCGGCGCGCACCCCGATCTCGCCTGGACGTACGACGAACCGCTGTCCGACGCGCGGGACGTCGCCGGGTACATCGCCTTCCTGACCGAACGCGTCGACGTCTTCCTGGACGGGGAGCGGCAGCCGCGGCCGGTCACGCCCTGGTCATAG
- a CDS encoding GntR family transcriptional regulator, with product MSAQVAPARRRGLADEVADRVRDAIFGGVYAPGSALREVELAEALGVSRGPVREALLKLEREGLVRSEWHRGTTVTALSDADVAELDSLRAALEQLAVALVVERAPGLAEVDAVVGRMERAADVHEMVRCDLAFHDAVYAAAGHRRLREAWEAIRSQVHLFLLTRIGVEAEGYLDGIPAEHRELAEALRARDLDAALELFAVHRRHAYEILRGS from the coding sequence ATGAGTGCTCAAGTGGCCCCCGCGCGCCGGCGCGGGCTGGCCGACGAGGTGGCCGACCGCGTCCGCGACGCGATCTTCGGCGGCGTCTACGCGCCGGGCAGCGCGCTGCGGGAGGTGGAGCTCGCGGAAGCGCTGGGCGTCAGCCGCGGGCCGGTGCGGGAAGCGCTGCTCAAGCTGGAGCGTGAGGGGCTCGTCCGCAGCGAGTGGCACCGGGGCACCACGGTCACCGCGCTGTCCGACGCGGACGTCGCCGAGCTGGACAGCCTGCGGGCGGCGCTCGAACAGCTCGCCGTCGCCCTGGTGGTCGAGCGCGCGCCCGGCCTGGCCGAGGTCGACGCCGTCGTCGGCCGGATGGAACGGGCCGCCGACGTGCACGAAATGGTCCGCTGCGACCTCGCGTTCCACGACGCGGTCTACGCCGCCGCCGGCCACCGGCGCCTGCGCGAAGCGTGGGAAGCGATCCGCTCACAGGTGCACCTGTTCCTGCTGACCCGGATCGGCGTCGAAGCCGAGGGCTACCTCGACGGCATCCCGGCCGAGCACCGCGAGCTCGCCGAGGCGCTGCGGGCGCGTGACCTCGACGCGGCGCTCGAGCTCTTCGCCGTGCACCGCCGTCACGCGTACGAGATCCTGCGCGGGAGTTGA
- a CDS encoding VOC family protein, with amino-acid sequence MTLPRFHLAMPVDDLAAARRFYGEVLGLEPGRSADTWVDWNLHGHQFVTHLAPSRPERVHNPVDGHDVPVPHFGLLLTVEEFHALAERLRAAGTAFVIEPYLRFAGQPGEQWTMFLLDPAGNALEFKAFADDSQVFAV; translated from the coding sequence ATGACTCTCCCCCGCTTCCACCTCGCGATGCCCGTCGACGACCTCGCCGCCGCCCGCCGCTTCTACGGCGAAGTCCTCGGCCTCGAACCGGGCCGCAGCGCCGACACCTGGGTCGACTGGAACCTGCACGGGCACCAGTTCGTGACGCACCTGGCGCCGTCCCGGCCGGAGCGGGTGCACAACCCGGTCGACGGCCACGACGTGCCGGTGCCGCACTTCGGCCTGCTCCTGACCGTCGAGGAGTTCCACGCCCTGGCCGAGCGGCTGCGCGCGGCCGGGACGGCGTTCGTGATCGAGCCCTACCTCAGGTTCGCAGGGCAGCCCGGTGAGCAGTGGACGATGTTCCTGCTCGACCCGGCCGGGAACGCCCTGGAGTTCAAGGCGTTCGCCGACGACTCACAGGTCTTCGCGGTCTGA